The Hyphomicrobium sp. 99 genome contains the following window.
ATTGGATCATGACCAATTTGTAGCTGCTGGCGCGCATCGGCAGCCAAAGTTCGCGCCGTAGCTAGGCTGACCGAAGTCACCGCGCCCAGACCAAGATAGCGCTGCCGCCGATCGAACAATAACGGAACACCCACGACTTGGATCCGCCCTTGTCCACCTTGAGATAGAGGCCAGCTCCGTCGGGATGCATTCCGACGGCCTTCACATTAGCAGCCTTGATCGCGTTCAGCCGGTGCGTGCTTTTCGCCATCGCTCGTCCACAAATTGGTCCACAAACGCGAGGCCGATGGTAGGCGATTTGCCCCGACGTCAATAGACGCCAGATCGGGATTTTCACTGATTTTATTAGATAATTTTCTCGCCAACCGACGTTAATCGACACTGGCAGAAGGGGTCTTGGTGGAGAGGGCTGGATTCGAACCAGCGTAGGCGAAGCCAACGGATTTACAGTCCGTCCCCTTTAGCCACTCGGGCACCTCTCCCCAGGCCGCTGATGCGGCTGTAGAAATGAAAGCGCCCTGCCAACCGGGCAGGGCCTTCGCCCGCGTTATCTTCATCGGGGCCTTTCATGTCAATCGGAAAAGCGGCAATGTGCGCTTCGGCCCCCATCCCATTGCGGAAGAGAGCATTGCGGGCGGGCCTTAACGTCGAATTTTCGAGGCACCCCCCTGCAGAAACCACGTTTCAACAAACCGTGGCGCGATAAGAAGCGCTCTGGCAACTTTTCTTCCCGCCCGGCCAAAACGGCCTTCCACCCCAA
Protein-coding sequences here:
- a CDS encoding Arm DNA-binding domain-containing protein, with the translated sequence MAKSTHRLNAIKAANVKAVGMHPDGAGLYLKVDKGGSKSWVFRYCSIGGSAILVWAR